A part of Agromyces protaetiae genomic DNA contains:
- a CDS encoding ester cyclase, translating into MTSEQTTKDSANVHVVRRFIDEVVNGGKTELIEELWHADLVWEGGSLGEQKGIDAYKKMMGGGGGTNRWIGLHLVVHDTFESGDQVVVTFTNSGQRKGRLFGIFPFTSKRGSWNGVGVYTLRDGKIARGWFVEDVVAMLRSLGAAGALNMITSGGK; encoded by the coding sequence ATGACAAGCGAACAAACGACGAAGGACAGTGCCAACGTGCACGTCGTTCGAAGATTCATCGATGAGGTCGTCAATGGCGGCAAGACCGAGCTGATTGAGGAGCTCTGGCATGCCGACCTGGTCTGGGAGGGTGGAAGCCTGGGCGAGCAGAAGGGCATCGACGCCTACAAGAAGATGATGGGCGGTGGTGGCGGCACGAACCGCTGGATCGGCCTCCACCTCGTGGTGCACGACACCTTCGAGAGCGGCGACCAGGTGGTCGTGACTTTCACCAACAGCGGCCAGCGCAAGGGCCGCCTATTCGGCATCTTCCCGTTCACCAGCAAGCGCGGCTCCTGGAACGGCGTCGGCGTGTACACCCTGCGGGACGGCAAGATTGCCCGCGGCTGGTTCGTCGAAGATGTCGTCGCCATGCTCCGTAGCCTCGGCGCCGCGGGGGCGCTCAACATGATCACGTCAGGAGGCAAGTGA
- a CDS encoding restriction endonuclease subunit S, with protein MSATDWPMRPLGEIFDIGAGKTMSAAARVGENKVPFLRTSNVFWDRLDLTSLDQMAMSDAELEERNLLPGDLLVCEGGEIGRAAIWDGSIERISFQNHLHRLRPKPEMVGRIDPRFYVFFLQSGFTQLGIFEGAGNKTTIPNLSRNRLAALHVPFPQLAEQQAIVAVLGAAREGVGIQERLVHGVESLHASALRDLFALGLRGEETKDSEIGPIPWSWQMKSIGELCQIWSGGTPRKAVPEFWGGDIPWVSGKDLKRPVLEDAVDHLSVEGVESGSRLAPEEAVLLLVRGMGLAKDLPVAAISRPMAFNQDVKALVVKDEFSELSGHFLRSAIYAGKSRLLSQIVSSAHGTMTLNLNDVENLQVALPTDAGELHEIDRTICAIETKVDVHRRKAAALNELYLRLLRGLMTGEVTSDQLAVPDETIGSAA; from the coding sequence GTGAGCGCCACCGACTGGCCGATGCGTCCTCTCGGCGAGATCTTCGACATAGGTGCGGGCAAGACCATGTCCGCGGCCGCGCGCGTGGGTGAGAACAAGGTGCCCTTCTTGCGTACCTCCAACGTGTTCTGGGACCGGCTTGACCTGACCAGCCTCGATCAGATGGCAATGTCGGATGCGGAACTCGAAGAGAGGAATCTGCTACCGGGCGACCTGCTGGTCTGCGAGGGCGGCGAGATTGGTCGCGCCGCGATCTGGGACGGCAGCATCGAACGCATCTCGTTCCAGAATCACCTGCACCGCTTGCGTCCGAAGCCGGAGATGGTCGGGCGGATCGATCCGCGGTTCTACGTCTTCTTCCTGCAATCCGGCTTCACGCAGCTGGGAATCTTCGAGGGCGCGGGCAACAAGACAACGATCCCGAACCTGTCGCGTAACCGGTTGGCGGCTCTGCACGTTCCGTTCCCGCAGCTGGCTGAGCAGCAGGCGATCGTGGCTGTGCTCGGCGCGGCCCGGGAGGGAGTCGGTATTCAGGAGCGGCTGGTCCATGGAGTGGAAAGTCTTCACGCCAGCGCCCTTCGCGACTTGTTTGCTCTTGGGCTGCGAGGCGAAGAAACAAAGGACTCTGAGATCGGGCCGATTCCGTGGTCCTGGCAGATGAAGTCAATCGGCGAACTTTGTCAGATCTGGAGCGGTGGGACGCCACGCAAGGCAGTTCCTGAGTTCTGGGGCGGTGACATTCCTTGGGTATCGGGCAAGGACCTCAAGCGCCCGGTACTTGAAGACGCAGTAGACCACTTGTCCGTTGAGGGCGTCGAATCGGGCAGTCGCCTGGCACCGGAGGAGGCAGTCCTGCTGCTTGTACGCGGAATGGGGCTCGCGAAGGACCTGCCCGTGGCAGCCATCTCCCGCCCGATGGCGTTCAACCAGGATGTGAAGGCACTAGTGGTGAAGGACGAGTTCAGCGAACTGTCGGGTCACTTCCTCCGCTCTGCGATCTATGCCGGAAAGTCTCGCCTGCTAAGTCAGATCGTCAGCTCGGCCCACGGGACCATGACACTCAACCTCAACGACGTTGAGAACCTTCAGGTTGCTCTGCCGACAGATGCCGGTGAACTACATGAGATCGACAGGACTATATGTGCGATCGAGACCAAGGTTGACGTCCACCGTCGAAAGGCGGCAGCTCTCAATGAGCTCTACCTGCGTCTGCTGCGTGGCCTCATGACGGGCGAGGTGACGTCGGACCAACTCGCTGTTCCTGACGAAACTATTGGGAGTGCCGCATGA
- a CDS encoding AlbA family DNA-binding domain-containing protein: MTFTALHRLLGDPPRPLTSEMVDSAVAQGLRETDDLDWKSELPPLGAIPSSDFPKDVAAMANSGGGTLIFGVTENGKAASGRKDTGDLTERYERGLRSAAVTAISPPIFGLEVVQLGEPGNRCVVVVIPASVDGPHLIYRNEYFGAPIRNDADTVWMKERQIEAMYRARFDERRRSTDVLDKLYSEAAAMRSANSPAWIVAVAHPRLPATVSTRPDQSMARQAFEEAGKNALVYVGRGSLHPLEHVDRSNPRPGLRRWTARPSVEGDRLRWLEAWISVHDDGSVSLTAAVGGHRNSSTEYNDDSVVESRDVEVAIADFMGLIREASNRLGLGEYEVRVGFEWTGDDRLQIWTTDNMNFPYSGSTIPLARYTPVETTVRADANAVAFYWQVHDLALDCVNEGGIAYVRTISPPAPE; encoded by the coding sequence GTGACATTCACAGCCCTCCACCGTCTGCTTGGCGATCCTCCACGCCCGCTCACCTCGGAGATGGTTGACAGCGCCGTGGCCCAGGGCTTACGCGAGACCGATGACCTGGATTGGAAGTCCGAATTGCCACCGCTCGGTGCTATCCCGAGCTCCGACTTCCCCAAAGACGTCGCCGCGATGGCCAACAGCGGCGGCGGCACCCTCATCTTCGGCGTAACTGAGAACGGAAAGGCAGCGAGCGGGCGCAAGGACACCGGCGATCTGACCGAGCGATACGAACGAGGTCTGCGCAGCGCCGCGGTGACGGCGATCAGCCCGCCGATCTTCGGCCTGGAGGTCGTCCAGCTGGGCGAGCCCGGTAATCGGTGCGTGGTGGTGGTCATCCCGGCAAGCGTCGACGGGCCGCATCTGATCTACCGGAACGAGTACTTCGGCGCTCCGATCCGCAATGACGCCGACACCGTCTGGATGAAGGAGCGCCAGATCGAGGCGATGTACCGGGCACGTTTCGATGAGCGCCGCCGATCCACAGACGTCCTCGACAAGCTCTACTCCGAGGCAGCCGCGATGCGCTCGGCCAATAGCCCAGCCTGGATTGTGGCGGTGGCGCACCCGCGACTGCCAGCCACGGTCTCGACTCGACCGGACCAATCGATGGCGCGCCAAGCCTTCGAAGAGGCGGGCAAGAACGCGCTCGTCTACGTCGGCCGCGGCAGCTTGCATCCGCTGGAGCACGTCGACCGAAGCAACCCCCGCCCCGGCCTTCGGCGCTGGACGGCTCGTCCGAGCGTTGAGGGCGACCGACTGCGTTGGCTGGAAGCTTGGATCAGTGTCCACGACGATGGCTCGGTGAGCCTCACCGCCGCAGTGGGCGGACACCGCAACTCGAGCACCGAGTACAACGACGACTCTGTAGTCGAGTCCCGGGACGTCGAGGTGGCGATCGCGGACTTCATGGGGCTGATCCGCGAAGCCAGCAATCGGCTGGGACTCGGTGAATATGAGGTCAGGGTCGGCTTCGAGTGGACGGGCGACGATAGGCTCCAGATCTGGACAACGGACAACATGAACTTCCCCTACTCGGGGAGCACCATTCCGTTGGCGCGGTACACGCCCGTAGAGACGACAGTCCGAGCGGACGCGAATGCCGTCGCTTTCTACTGGCAGGTTCACGACCTCGCCCTCGACTGTGTGAACGAGGGAGGGATCGCCTACGTGCGCACTATCTCTCCGCCCGCGCCGGAGTAG
- a CDS encoding DUF3846 domain-containing protein, producing the protein MVKALRIPADESEPITELEVSKLEDYQAVVGGWIEPVDVAELGVTIYVHEEGLVLDLLFNSRATLLWWYFVPESRQKAVLVGPALIVGLPDSGGDSTDIPTHVAEMLADAGIWRVEAHVPGIDQWYANQRTYDDYFEALVYAMVILERWEEIDDIRVVPAPPDSGEALAGGVIPTEPVA; encoded by the coding sequence ATGGTGAAAGCCCTTCGCATCCCTGCCGACGAGTCCGAGCCGATCACGGAGCTGGAGGTCTCGAAACTTGAGGACTACCAGGCTGTCGTTGGCGGCTGGATCGAGCCGGTCGACGTCGCGGAGCTCGGGGTGACGATCTACGTCCACGAGGAAGGCTTGGTGCTGGACTTGCTGTTCAACTCCCGGGCCACGCTCCTCTGGTGGTACTTCGTGCCCGAGTCTCGTCAGAAGGCGGTACTGGTCGGTCCGGCGCTCATCGTCGGACTACCGGACTCGGGCGGTGACAGCACGGACATCCCGACGCACGTCGCCGAGATGCTGGCCGACGCTGGCATCTGGCGCGTCGAGGCACACGTCCCGGGCATCGACCAGTGGTACGCGAACCAGCGAACCTACGATGACTACTTCGAAGCACTCGTCTACGCGATGGTCATCCTGGAGCGCTGGGAAGAGATCGACGACATCCGCGTCGTCCCCGCGCCTCCCGACAGCGGCGAAGCCCTCGCCGGGGGAGTGATCCCTACCGAACCCGTCGCCTGA
- a CDS encoding N-6 DNA methylase, translated as MTSATTVPDTLRAIRASLQLTQTELAERLGVSFATVNRWEGGDGTTKVQKAKLQSIVVLAEEAGVDFADPGDAPIVTAGRRKRAGKADAKTTKPMEQMLWDAACSIRGEKDAAKFKDYLLPLLFMKRLSDVFDDEISRLAEEYGDRGVALEIAESDHSLLRFYLPPEGRWAVISERETYEWPLDERGRSTAPKDIGEHLTKAVRAIVRYNPSLAGVIDIVDFAEVRNGERDINPSKLKDVVQAFSDPRYRLGLADVQPDFLGRAYEYLLRKFAEGSGQSAGEFFTPTEVGFLMARIMRAKPGETCYDYACGSGGLLIKLQLISRELDPTSKVPLKLFGQELQAESYAVAKMNAIIHDMDVDIRRGDTMINPKFRDTAGGLQRFDVVIANPMWNQTFSTELFDNDPYDRFTKSGGVTSGKGDWAWLQHTLASMSDGGRAAVVLDTGAVTRGSGSKNEDKERNIRKWFVDRDYIEGVILLPDNLFYNTSAAGIIVVLNKRKPAARKGKVVLLNASKRFRKGRPKSYLVEDELQQLADLFRSDHAVEGEVNVVSTAQVQDADYNLSPARWVAQADAAELRPVKEIFADLVALDERAREIDQVLAEMLVKL; from the coding sequence ATGACATCTGCAACGACGGTGCCGGACACGCTCCGAGCCATCCGGGCAAGCCTCCAGCTCACTCAGACGGAGCTGGCGGAACGACTCGGTGTGTCCTTTGCCACCGTCAATCGGTGGGAGGGTGGCGACGGTACCACGAAGGTGCAGAAGGCCAAGTTGCAGAGCATCGTTGTCCTGGCCGAGGAGGCTGGCGTCGACTTCGCTGACCCGGGCGACGCACCCATTGTGACAGCGGGACGTCGCAAGCGCGCAGGCAAGGCCGACGCGAAGACGACCAAACCCATGGAGCAGATGCTCTGGGATGCCGCCTGTTCGATCCGTGGCGAGAAGGACGCCGCCAAGTTCAAGGACTACCTGCTCCCGCTGCTTTTCATGAAGCGACTGTCGGACGTCTTCGACGACGAGATTTCGCGGCTGGCGGAAGAGTACGGTGACCGCGGCGTCGCCCTGGAGATTGCCGAGTCTGACCACTCGTTGCTCCGCTTCTACCTACCGCCGGAGGGTCGCTGGGCGGTCATCTCGGAGCGCGAGACGTACGAGTGGCCGCTGGACGAGCGTGGTCGGTCGACGGCACCGAAGGACATCGGGGAGCACCTGACCAAGGCCGTCCGCGCGATCGTCCGCTACAACCCGAGCCTGGCTGGTGTGATCGACATCGTCGACTTCGCTGAGGTGCGTAACGGTGAGCGCGACATCAACCCGTCCAAGCTCAAGGATGTCGTGCAGGCGTTCTCTGACCCGCGGTATCGACTTGGTCTGGCTGACGTGCAGCCCGACTTCCTCGGCCGCGCCTATGAGTACCTGCTCCGGAAGTTTGCTGAGGGCTCGGGCCAGTCGGCAGGCGAGTTCTTTACGCCGACTGAGGTCGGCTTCCTCATGGCTCGGATCATGCGGGCTAAGCCGGGCGAGACCTGCTATGACTACGCCTGCGGTTCTGGCGGGCTTCTCATCAAGCTGCAGCTCATCTCCCGTGAGCTCGACCCGACGAGCAAGGTGCCCCTCAAACTCTTCGGCCAGGAGCTGCAGGCCGAGAGTTACGCCGTCGCGAAGATGAACGCGATCATCCACGACATGGACGTCGACATCCGTCGCGGCGACACCATGATCAACCCCAAGTTCCGTGACACGGCTGGTGGACTCCAGCGGTTCGACGTCGTGATCGCCAACCCGATGTGGAACCAGACCTTCTCTACTGAGTTGTTCGACAACGATCCCTACGACCGCTTCACGAAGTCCGGTGGCGTGACATCCGGCAAGGGTGACTGGGCGTGGCTTCAGCACACCCTGGCCTCTATGAGTGACGGAGGTCGGGCGGCGGTCGTGCTCGATACCGGCGCCGTCACGCGCGGCTCAGGATCCAAGAACGAGGACAAAGAACGCAACATCCGCAAGTGGTTCGTCGACCGCGACTACATCGAGGGTGTCATCCTGCTGCCGGACAACCTCTTCTACAACACCAGTGCTGCAGGGATCATTGTTGTCCTCAACAAGCGCAAGCCGGCGGCTCGCAAAGGCAAGGTGGTACTGCTCAACGCTTCCAAGCGGTTCCGCAAGGGCCGCCCGAAGAGCTACCTCGTGGAGGACGAGCTACAGCAACTCGCCGACCTGTTTCGCTCGGACCACGCGGTCGAGGGCGAAGTCAACGTTGTCTCGACAGCACAAGTGCAAGACGCTGACTACAACCTCAGCCCGGCTCGCTGGGTCGCCCAGGCTGACGCTGCCGAGTTGCGTCCGGTCAAGGAGATCTTCGCGGACCTCGTCGCACTCGACGAGCGTGCGCGAGAGATCGACCAGGTGCTCGCCGAGATGCTGGTGAAGCTGTGA
- a CDS encoding M48 family metallopeptidase gives MVAKSPLYPEQQLRRRAMGWAVKLRVNPEQVRIQRLPGKWGSCAPEGIVTFADDLADEAENFQDYVIVHELLHLRYRDHGKQFKALMTALVPDWRDLEKQSRHSADQKPERAKATGRAIDADD, from the coding sequence ATGGTTGCCAAGTCGCCGCTCTACCCCGAGCAGCAGCTTCGCCGGCGCGCTATGGGCTGGGCAGTCAAGCTCAGGGTAAACCCGGAGCAGGTCCGGATCCAGCGACTGCCAGGCAAGTGGGGCTCCTGTGCCCCCGAGGGCATCGTGACTTTCGCGGACGACCTTGCAGACGAGGCCGAAAACTTTCAGGACTACGTCATCGTCCACGAGTTGTTGCATCTGCGCTACCGCGATCACGGCAAGCAGTTCAAGGCATTGATGACCGCTCTGGTTCCCGACTGGCGTGACCTTGAGAAGCAGAGCAGGCACTCTGCCGATCAAAAGCCAGAGCGAGCAAAAGCGACGGGACGGGCAATCGATGCCGACGATTGA
- a CDS encoding oxidoreductase has protein sequence MTTRVALVTGASSGIGESAVRQLLERGFIVYAAARRADRLAALKPLGARPLPMDVTDEAAMANGIATILNETGRIDALVNNAGYGAYGALEDVPFDEGRKQVEVNLFGPARLMQLVLPSMRAQGSGTIVNITSIGGKIYGPFGSWYHATKFALEGMSDALRVEVAPFGVRVVVVEPGAIRTEWSDIARENLLATSGDTAYGAYARAVKDVLEAADRPDKASHPDVVGRTIADAITSANPRPRYAVGAGASSAIFGRRLLSDRALDRVISQRMGASNAVPDTRR, from the coding sequence ATGACTACCCGTGTTGCTCTTGTTACTGGAGCCTCATCTGGCATCGGCGAATCTGCCGTCCGGCAGCTCCTCGAGCGCGGCTTCATCGTCTACGCGGCCGCTCGGCGCGCTGATCGGCTCGCGGCCCTCAAGCCCCTCGGAGCGAGACCGCTTCCGATGGACGTCACCGACGAGGCCGCGATGGCGAACGGTATTGCCACGATCCTCAATGAAACCGGACGCATCGACGCCCTCGTCAACAACGCCGGCTACGGGGCCTACGGTGCCCTCGAAGACGTGCCGTTCGATGAAGGCCGCAAACAGGTCGAGGTGAACCTGTTCGGACCGGCTCGCCTCATGCAGCTCGTCCTCCCATCCATGCGCGCGCAAGGCAGCGGCACGATCGTGAACATCACCTCGATCGGCGGCAAGATCTACGGGCCGTTCGGTTCGTGGTATCACGCCACCAAGTTCGCCCTCGAAGGCATGAGCGATGCGCTCCGCGTCGAGGTGGCGCCTTTCGGTGTGCGTGTCGTCGTCGTCGAGCCCGGCGCCATCCGCACCGAGTGGAGCGACATCGCACGCGAAAACCTCCTGGCTACTTCCGGAGACACTGCTTATGGTGCGTATGCCCGCGCAGTGAAGGACGTGCTCGAGGCCGCTGACCGACCCGACAAGGCGTCCCACCCCGACGTGGTGGGACGAACGATTGCCGATGCCATTACGTCAGCCAACCCGCGTCCCCGCTACGCGGTTGGTGCCGGGGCTAGCAGCGCCATCTTTGGGCGACGTCTGCTGAGCGACCGTGCCCTCGACCGCGTGATCTCACAGCGCATGGGTGCGTCGAATGCAGTGCCCGACACGCGCAGGTAA
- a CDS encoding type I restriction endonuclease subunit R, whose product MTTLRIGEAYTVQFPMVDHAAEVGWTPLTPFEAESLRHGRQNMLFADVLEEKILDFNPWLSEDQARSVIETIEAITPNIEGNWEVLKWLRGEHMWRDETEKRVRPVRLIDFDHPENNALHVTWEWRIDPVVRKGNRADVIFLVNGIPVTIVEHKNPKDGDALTRAITQLRRYEIETPELLAQTQLHNITHLLGYRYGVTWNVSRRFIFRWKHTEDEEYRSAVQAFFEPHDFLRTLKDWILFYVEDGETKKSVLREHQRVAVDKIVARCADPEKDRGLIWHTQGSGKTFTLLTAAKQILEDQSRFAGSTVILVVDRNELEGQLNGWVERLIGEMQSSAIAWRRADSKADLQDIFDSDFRGLVVAMIHKFEDIRKDSSLRDNIYVFIDEAHRSVAADLGSYLMGAIPKATIIGFTGTPVGSSRSGSGSFQIFGAQDDDGYLDKYSIIESITDETTLPIKYMLAPSEMTMATEDLEQQFFALSDEDDVTDIEELNKVLDRAVGLRAFLGSDDRIDKVAKFVAEHFKENVDPLGYKAFMVAVDREACAKYKRALDRYLPSEWSEVVYSKNPNDIVDRPDVHALQISENREEDVRKLFKKATEEPKILIVTDKLLTGYDAPVLYAMYLDKPMRNHVLLQSLARVNRPYIDADNVMKRVGLVVDFVGILRNITKALSFDAADVNGALEDLDLLMVSLHEKIAAAASNYLEVDSALSPDAQLESVVYGRFLDPEARKVFYDDYKDVEALWEILSPDAQLRDHITTYKRLSQLYAAVRAAFSETGSFLGDLEHKTKRLIEEGAIQEGLGRFSKVVTFDIDALESLKVDEGPDEGKVYNLLRGLRKEMDDDPAGAVVLQSIRVKADRILQDMETRKIDGLAAMDELMALAREKAEAKKQAEASGLSGMGFAVFWTLSHESKADVAGFDAMTAAREIESVLAKFPTWQENSEERRRLRAQLYTPVLALPKDDRAEAIDKIMQVLEQAS is encoded by the coding sequence ATGACCACGCTCAGGATCGGTGAGGCTTACACCGTTCAGTTCCCCATGGTCGACCACGCGGCGGAGGTCGGCTGGACGCCGCTCACGCCGTTCGAGGCCGAGTCGCTCCGCCATGGGCGCCAGAACATGCTGTTCGCCGACGTGCTCGAGGAGAAGATCCTCGATTTCAACCCGTGGCTCAGCGAGGACCAGGCACGCTCGGTCATCGAGACGATAGAGGCAATCACGCCGAACATCGAGGGCAACTGGGAGGTGCTCAAGTGGCTGCGCGGCGAGCACATGTGGCGGGACGAGACCGAGAAGCGTGTCCGGCCTGTTCGGCTCATCGACTTCGATCACCCTGAGAACAACGCCCTGCACGTCACCTGGGAGTGGCGCATCGATCCAGTCGTGCGCAAGGGCAACAGGGCCGACGTGATCTTCCTCGTCAACGGCATCCCGGTGACCATCGTGGAGCACAAGAACCCGAAGGACGGTGACGCCCTGACCCGGGCGATCACCCAGCTACGGCGCTACGAGATCGAGACGCCCGAGCTCCTTGCCCAGACTCAGTTGCACAACATCACGCATCTACTCGGCTACCGGTATGGCGTGACCTGGAACGTCAGTCGTCGCTTTATCTTCAGGTGGAAGCACACCGAGGACGAGGAGTACCGCTCGGCGGTTCAGGCGTTCTTCGAGCCGCACGACTTCCTGCGGACCCTCAAGGATTGGATCCTCTTCTACGTCGAGGACGGCGAGACCAAGAAGTCGGTCCTCCGCGAGCACCAACGAGTGGCGGTCGACAAGATCGTCGCCCGCTGCGCGGACCCCGAAAAGGACCGTGGTCTGATCTGGCACACCCAGGGCTCTGGCAAGACGTTCACACTGCTCACGGCGGCAAAGCAGATCCTCGAAGATCAGTCCCGCTTCGCCGGCTCCACGGTCATCCTGGTGGTCGACCGCAACGAGCTGGAGGGTCAGCTCAACGGCTGGGTCGAGCGCCTCATCGGTGAGATGCAGTCCAGCGCCATCGCCTGGCGCCGGGCTGACAGCAAGGCCGACCTCCAGGACATCTTTGACTCGGACTTCCGCGGCCTGGTGGTCGCCATGATCCACAAGTTCGAGGACATCCGGAAGGACAGCTCGCTTCGCGACAACATCTACGTCTTCATCGACGAGGCGCACCGCTCCGTGGCCGCCGACCTCGGCTCCTACCTGATGGGAGCCATTCCCAAGGCCACCATCATCGGCTTCACGGGCACGCCTGTCGGTAGCAGCCGATCCGGCTCCGGTTCGTTCCAGATCTTCGGAGCGCAGGACGACGACGGCTATCTCGACAAGTACTCGATCATCGAGTCGATCACGGACGAGACGACCCTGCCGATCAAGTACATGCTGGCGCCGTCCGAGATGACCATGGCCACCGAGGATCTAGAGCAGCAATTCTTCGCGCTGTCGGACGAAGACGACGTCACCGACATCGAGGAACTGAACAAGGTCCTCGACCGAGCCGTCGGCCTGCGGGCGTTCCTCGGCTCGGATGACCGCATTGACAAAGTCGCGAAGTTCGTTGCGGAGCACTTCAAGGAGAACGTGGACCCGCTCGGCTACAAGGCCTTCATGGTGGCGGTCGATCGCGAAGCGTGCGCCAAGTACAAGCGTGCGCTCGACCGGTACCTGCCGTCCGAGTGGTCGGAGGTCGTCTACTCCAAGAACCCCAATGACATCGTTGACCGCCCCGACGTTCATGCCTTGCAGATCTCCGAGAATCGTGAGGAGGACGTCCGCAAGCTGTTCAAGAAGGCGACTGAAGAGCCCAAGATCCTGATCGTCACCGACAAGCTCCTGACTGGCTACGACGCTCCGGTGCTCTACGCGATGTACCTCGACAAGCCGATGCGCAACCACGTCCTGCTCCAGTCGCTGGCCAGGGTCAACCGGCCATACATCGACGCCGACAACGTCATGAAGCGGGTCGGCCTGGTCGTCGATTTCGTCGGCATCCTGCGCAACATCACAAAGGCGCTCAGCTTCGACGCGGCCGACGTCAACGGCGCACTCGAGGACCTCGATCTCTTGATGGTCAGTCTGCACGAGAAGATCGCGGCAGCCGCCTCCAACTACCTGGAGGTCGATAGCGCCCTCTCTCCGGACGCCCAGCTGGAGAGCGTCGTCTACGGACGGTTCCTCGACCCCGAGGCGCGCAAGGTCTTCTACGACGACTACAAGGACGTCGAGGCCCTGTGGGAGATTCTGTCGCCCGACGCCCAGCTCCGCGACCACATCACGACCTACAAGCGGCTGAGTCAGCTTTACGCCGCGGTGCGAGCGGCGTTCTCCGAGACGGGGTCCTTCCTCGGGGATCTGGAGCACAAGACCAAGCGCCTGATCGAAGAGGGTGCGATCCAGGAAGGGCTGGGTCGTTTCTCGAAGGTCGTCACGTTCGACATCGACGCGCTGGAGTCTCTCAAGGTCGACGAGGGTCCGGATGAGGGCAAGGTCTACAACCTGCTGCGCGGCCTGAGAAAGGAAATGGACGACGACCCGGCTGGTGCCGTGGTGCTGCAGAGCATCCGGGTCAAGGCCGATCGCATCCTCCAGGACATGGAGACCCGCAAGATCGACGGGCTCGCGGCGATGGACGAGCTGATGGCGCTTGCCCGCGAGAAGGCCGAGGCGAAGAAGCAAGCCGAGGCGAGTGGTCTGTCGGGCATGGGCTTCGCGGTGTTCTGGACGCTTAGCCACGAGAGCAAGGCGGATGTCGCAGGGTTCGACGCGATGACGGCAGCCAGGGAGATTGAGTCTGTGCTCGCCAAATTCCCGACGTGGCAGGAGAACTCGGAGGAGCGTCGCCGGCTCCGGGCACAGCTCTATACGCCGGTCCTGGCGTTGCCCAAGGACGATCGTGCCGAGGCGATCGACAAGATCATGCAAGTGCTGGAGCAGGCGAGCTGA
- a CDS encoding DUF3846 domain-containing protein — MVVRSIVIPQDPVRSPCLRELADVGDFQAAVDGWIEPLEIPALGVTLYVNEAARSNQALVNCRAMALWWLYTADPTSYPLILGDVVLAGSGTDDETGDVPERIVRDVFGTQEFVVQAKPFGVGPWRDTYARFGNVFDAATWCMLLTCSLRPGAHFRLRSNAQETEVRDESLRGGDRAW; from the coding sequence ATGGTGGTGCGAAGCATCGTCATCCCGCAAGACCCGGTGCGGTCCCCATGTCTACGAGAGCTGGCCGATGTCGGCGACTTCCAGGCTGCGGTGGACGGCTGGATCGAGCCGCTCGAGATCCCGGCCCTCGGAGTCACGCTCTACGTCAACGAGGCAGCCCGGAGCAACCAAGCGCTGGTCAACTGCCGCGCCATGGCGCTCTGGTGGCTCTACACGGCCGACCCGACGAGCTATCCGCTCATCCTCGGTGACGTCGTTCTCGCCGGGAGTGGCACCGACGACGAGACCGGAGACGTGCCGGAGCGAATCGTCCGCGACGTTTTCGGGACGCAGGAGTTCGTCGTCCAGGCCAAGCCCTTCGGGGTCGGGCCCTGGCGCGACACGTACGCCCGATTCGGCAACGTCTTCGATGCGGCCACTTGGTGCATGCTGCTCACCTGCAGCCTGCGTCCCGGTGCCCACTTCCGTCTGCGCAGCAACGCGCAGGAGACGGAGGTTCGCGACGAATCACTCCGAGGCGGTGATCGCGCATGGTGA